In one Roseburia intestinalis L1-82 genomic region, the following are encoded:
- a CDS encoding FeoB-associated Cys-rich membrane protein, translating to MGTVVTGAVVVVIVGLIIRSMVRDKKNGKSLQCGGDCGKCGGHCH from the coding sequence ATGGGAACAGTTGTAACGGGAGCAGTAGTTGTGGTAATTGTGGGACTTATCATCCGCAGCATGGTTCGCGATAAGAAAAACGGAAAATCCCTTCAGTGCGGAGGCGATTGTGGGAAGTGCGGAGGGCACTGT